In Oncorhynchus tshawytscha isolate Ot180627B linkage group LG28, Otsh_v2.0, whole genome shotgun sequence, a genomic segment contains:
- the LOC112227057 gene encoding uncharacterized protein LOC112227057: MAATLQISEFDSEDQIIKEIAKQEETTSLKYIILRKDKRFGRKDAHPLEGKKISWEVKSHPFNGVPFQVVGTSTYECHQGKDRQVKAKEKHAAKMNKKALEDHALKRRKQNTKKVDCKALINIAHIIRFPGFKIEESTVRSKKEASKDLKAALSEKPSSVKAEVVYCVRFPSLSEHSSHALVGERSSKKNLKMLQKQCAGYLKEITDLTYHLQDEQYMTGLSSHLQSLLQEMKGLVPQDKDLTLTLSPRKRKAEEDMATLPTQGASQPFTDSVGQHADLQNTCEEPCLPN; this comes from the exons ATGGCAGCAACATTGCAAATAAGCGAGTTTGATAGTGAagaccaaataattaaagaaataGCAAAACAAGAAGAGACAACGTCGTTGAAATACATAATCTTGCGCAAAGACAAACGTTTTGGGCGAAAGG ATGCACACCCTTTGGAAGGAAAGAAGATCAGCTGGGAGGTAAAAAGTCACCCATTCAATGGAGTTCCATTTCAGGTTGTGGGCACAAGCACATATGAATGCCATCAGGGGAAAGACCGACAAGTAAAAGCTAAAGAGAAACATGCTGCTAAAATGAACAAGAAGGCG CTTGAAGACCATGCCTTAAAGAGACGGAAACAAAATACAAAGAAGGTGGACTGCAAGGCTTTAATAAACATCGCCCACATTATCCGCTTTCCTGGTTTTAAG ATTGAGGAGAGTACTGTGCGCTCTAAAAAGGAGGCCTCCAAAGATCTGAAGGCAGCTCTAAGTGAAAAACCAAGCTCTGTGAAGGCAGAGGTTGTCTACTGTGTcaggttcccctctctctctgagcatAGCTCACACGCACTTGTTGGTGAg AGGTCCTCTAAGAAGAACTTGAAGATGTTGCAGAAGCAATGTGCAGGCTATCTAAAAGAAATCACAGACCTCACCTATCATCTTCAAGATGAACAGTACATGACTGGCCTGTCTTCACATCTGCAAAGCCTATTGCAGGAAATGAAAGGACTTGTCCCACAGGATAAAGATCTCACACTGACCCTTTCCCCAAGGAAGAGAAAGGCTGAGGAGGACATGGCCACCCTACCAACCCAGGGAGCATCGCAACCTTTCACCGACAGTGTAGGACAGCATGCAGATTTACAGAACACATGCGAAGAACCATGTTTGCCAAATTGA
- the si:dkey-29d8.3 gene encoding uncharacterized protein si:dkey-29d8.3: MEDRSLPRIVVIALSVLIYISALAINAMAGAGKGPFHSSTGNISKKYETDITPAGWTFSIWGLIYTWLSLMLIYVISFLYRRSWTLFVLPYGFYVSWIVNMAFNMTWLVLWVQEQMTAALIVLWIIAVTNYSMIFFSCYGLSVYGAWLSQNQPSDLWCIRVLVQNGIALYTTWTTIATLINFTLVLDLSGVANSTAATVSLCILLVEVIGWFGIENFLLDQHVRYILTIYPVVIIALVGNVFKHYDPAAPSANAIFMVCLLVVSCVLLVVRVALVFRRNRNQPLYAGMSLEALISPSSLNKNQNKIFM; this comes from the exons ATGGAAGATAGAAGCCTTCCTCGTATTGTGGTCATTGCACTGTCTGTGCTGATTTACATTTCTGCTTTAGCAATTAATGCCATGGCAGGCGCTGGAAAAG GACCATTCCATTCGAGTACAGGGAACATTTCCAAGAAGTATGAAACCGACATAACTCCGGCCGGATGGACCTTTTCTATCTGGGGGCTCATCTACACCTGGTTGTCTCTCATGCTCATCTATGTCATCTCCTTCCTCTACAGAAG GAGCTGGACCCTCTTTGTGCTGCCGTACGGTTTCTACGTGTCCTGGATAGTCAACATGGCCTTCAACATGACCTGGCTTGTCCTATGGGTTCAAGA GCAGATGACTGCTGCGTTGATTGTACTGTGGATCATTGCTGTCACCAACTACTCTATGATCTTTTTCTCCTGCTATGGGCTGAGTGTCTACGGAGCCTGGCTCAGCCAGAACCAACCTAGTGATCTTTGGTGCATCCGGGTGCTG GTGCAGAATGGCATTGCCCTGTATACCACATGGACAACCATTGCCACTCTGATCAACTTCACCCTGGTGTTGGACCTCTCTGGAGTGGCAAATAGCACTGCAGCCACCGTGTCTCTTTGTATCCTACTGGTGGAGGTGATCGGATG GTTTGGTATTGAGAACTTCCTGCTGGATCAGCATGTGAGGTACATCCTGACTATTTACCCTGTGGTGATCATTGCTCTGGTTGGGAATGTGTTCAAGCACTATGATCCTGCAGCACCAAGCGCAAACGCTATCTTCATGG TTTGTCTCTTGGTGGTTTCCTGTGTGCTCCTGGTGGTGCGAGTCGCCTTGGTGTTCAGGAGAAATCGGAACCAGCCCCTGTACGCTGGCATGAGCCTGGAGGCTCTGATCTCGCCCAGCAGCCTGAACAAGAATCAGAATAAGATATTCATGTAG